The Pseudophryne corroboree isolate aPseCor3 chromosome 2, aPseCor3.hap2, whole genome shotgun sequence genome has a segment encoding these proteins:
- the B3GALT5 gene encoding beta-1,3-galactosyltransferase 5 encodes MARRKLIFLATLVFSSLGMFFLALYSLNLCNYCFSKDYRYVPYHFNNNRKMFQKVPDVNCRQSPPFLVLLVTTTHDQNIVRMAIRETWGKERWIKGKQVVTYFLLGASAKQNGNEENMLIKESIAYKDIIQRNFIDSYYNLTLKTLMGIDWITHYCPQANYVMKTDTDMFVNTFYLVELLLLKNQTTNLFTGILKPNDSPIRSIFSKWYISKQEYEGEKYPPFCSGTGYVFSVDVALKIYNTSTSVQFFKLEDVYIGMCLDRLKIRLQELHSKPTFFASKPPFSVCKYRHIVTSHGVQPKEILLYWETLKTSRNEQC; translated from the coding sequence ATGGCTCGGAGGAAGCTTATCTTTCTTGCCACGCTGGTTTTTTCTTCTCTGGGCATGTTTTTCCTCGCTCTCTACAGTTTAAATCTGTGCAACTATTGTTTCAGCAAGGATTACCGTTATGTTCCTTATCATTTTAACAATAATAGGAAAATGTTCCAGAAGGTACCTGACGTGAACTGCAGACAATCTCCTCCATTCTTGGTGCTCCTGGTGACCACCACCCATGATCAAAACATTGTACGAATGGCCATTCGGGAAACATGGGGGAAGGAAAGATGGATCAAAGGTAAGCAAGTGGTTACGTATTTCCTTCTGGGTGCAAGTGCCAAGCAAAATGGGAACGAGGAGAACATGTTGATTAAGGAAAGCATTGCCTACAAAGACATTATTCAAAGAAATTTCATAGACTCCTATTACAATTTGACCCTTAAAACTCTAATGGGCATCGACTGGATTACTCACTATTGCCCCCAGGCCAACTACGTTATGAAGACGGACACGGACATGTTTGTCAACACGTTTTATCTTGTTGAGCTGCTTTTGCTGAAAAATCAGACGACCAATCTCTTCACGGGAATCCTAAAGCCTAATGATAGTCCTATACGGAGCATATTTAGCAAGTGGTATATAAGTAAGCAAGAGTATGAGGGGGAGAAATACCCCCCGTTTTGTTCCGGTACAGGCTACGTTTTCTCCGTGGATGTTGCCCTGAAGATCTACAATACTTCAACAAGTGTACAGTTCTTCAAGCTTGAGGATGTTTATATTGGCATGTGTCTGGACAGATTAAAGATTCGCTTGCAAGAACTTCACAGCAAGCCGACATTTTTTGCCTCAAAACCTCCATTTTCAGTCTGTAAGTACCGGCACATTGTGACGTCACATGGAGTGCAACCCAAGGAAATTCTGCTGTACTGGGAGACTCTGAAGACATCACGTAATGAACAGTGTTGA